In Rhodococcus qingshengii JCM 15477, the sequence TGCTCTCACCAATTGAGCTACAGAAGGTATGGCCCGCAGTGCTTTTCGACTGCGATCTTTCTCTGCCGAACCATACGGGCCCGCATCTCGTCCGCGCTACTGATTTTCGAGTAGACGATCTACACCGACCACCGCTGTGAGTTCGGTTTCCGCGTCCCCCGCGGGGACGTCCCCGTCGAGGCCACACCGAATCACCGCTGACCAGTAGTCGATGGGATGATGACCCGCGTGTCCATGTCCCCACCGCTGCCCGTCAAGAACGGGGTTGGCCCGACGCGCCTACGCATCCCGCTCTCTGGGCCGTGGGCGACGATCGCCGAGTACGTCGTAGCCAAGTTCGACCATCTGGACGCCGAGAACCTGTATCGGCGGTTCGACGACGGCGAGTTCGTAGATACCGACGGCCACTCGATCTGCCTGAACACAGAACTCAGCGCGCACCGGTTCGTCTGGTACTACCGTGAGTTGCCGGCGGAGGACCCGGTGCCGTTCCACGAGGAGATCCTGCACACCGACGACGATCTCGTCGTCATCGACAAGCCACATTTTCTCCCGACCACTCCGAGCGGGCGATACCTGCGTGAGTCGGCGCTCGTCCGCCTGCGGGTTCGTCTCGACAACCCAGATCTGACCCCGATCCATCGACTCGACCGCGGCACCGCAGGGGTGGTGATGTTCTCGGCCCGCCCCGCGACGCGCGGCGCGTACCAGTCACTGTTCGAGAAGCGTCAGGTCACGAAGGTCTACGAGGCGGTGTCGGCGCGACCGACCCGGCGGGGCCGGGATGCACCAGCGCTCGACGTCCCTCTCGTTTACCGCAACCACATCGAAGCTCGACGCGGCGAGTTGCGAGTCGTCGTCGACGACAGCCGTGAACCCAACTCCGAGACCATGATCGAGGCGCGAGGGATGGGCGTGAGTGCCTCCGGACGTGCTGTGCTGCACACGGTTCTACGTCCGCGCTCCGGACGGATGCACCAGTTGCGGGTGCATTTGGCAGCTCTCGGCGCCGGGATCCTGGGCGACCGGCGATACCCCGACCTGCTTCCCGACGCCCCGGACGATCATTCTCTCCCACTCCAATTGCTCGCGAGGGAACTCGAATTCACCGACCCGCTGTCGGGGAAAGCGCGGCGGTTCGTCACCCGTCGGACGCTCAGCGAGATGCCCGCCTCCGACTGCTGAGCGCCCGCGTGTCGTCTGTGCCCTCGGACACCTAGAGAGCCTGGCAATCCAGGCGAAGACTTCCTTGTGGATCTCTGGCGGACTCGCGGTCGCGAATCTTACATCTAAGTCCTTCGGGAACACACATGTTGAAGGACGGCTACCGGACCCGATCCGCAAAACGTCCCCGCGGGGACGTCTCCATCAATGCCACAACGAACCCTGTCGGAGCAACACACGATGCTATCCACCTCGTGCAGATCAACGACGTATTGATCCTCTCACTGCCGTCACCTCCGTGGATCCAATTCTTGAGCTGGATCAACCGCGATATTCGCGCCGAAGTCAATTCGAATGCCCGCTTTACCCCGCGCTGCAGGATCGCCGCACACCGTGAGGAATTATTGTGCGGGCTCGGTTGTAAAAGGCTGACCTGCCAAACCTGAAGAATCGGGTAGCGGTAGGTCGTCCTCAAGACTTGTCTCATGTCGGCATTGACAGTCACCACGCTGGGTGACTGGGGGGGTGTACCGCACGCACGAATGTAGAAAGCTGAAATCATCGCGAGCTTTGAGGGCACCAATTTGATGGAGCAAAACACACCAACTCGAATACTCAAAGTGGGGAGTTCACCTTTTCAGATTCAAACGGTCCATCTGGTTCTTGGATAACTAGTCCGCGCATAACGGAGCTCTGAGGAGCACTCTTCAGGTCAGTCGGGAAGGGCTACTGGCCCTTGCGATGGGAGATACCCGGATCATCTTTCCTAGACCAGCATGGGTCAACAAAAGTTCATCCAACACGAATTCATCCAACACGCCGAAAAAACTACCGCATGTTCGGTTCTCTGACGTGCCAGGATATGTGCGTGACTAATCTTCTGCACGAGGCGTGCACTCGCCTGGATGTCTCACCCTCACGTCCTCTTCTTGAAGGTGGCCAGAAGCAGGTGCACGTCGTGGTCCACCCAAACGGCAACTCCAGCGTTCTAAAACTTATTGATCTCGGGCTTGCCGCAGACCCAGCCGCACTCGAACGAGCAAAGCGTGAGGTCGAACTCTTGAAGAGCATTGATCACCCGAATGTCGTAGCAGTCAGGTCTGATCTCCTCATCCTGGGCGACGCCCCAGTTGCTGTGTTTTGGCTCGAGGAACTCCTTGATGGAGTAGATCTGAGATACGCGGGCTCCCATTGGCAGGCGGCACAATTGACGATGCTCGGTCGTGACGTGGCCGCCGGCCTCGGCGCCCTCCACGAAAAGAAAGTAATTCATAGAGACCTAAGCCCGGGCAATGTGCAGCGTCTTACCTCGGGCCGATTTGTTGTTCTAGACCCTGGCTTCGCGAAGCACACATTCAGAAGCGGCTTGACCGTTGGCGGACAGCCCGGCACACCAGGGTTTATGACCCCCGAACATATTCAGTCGTACTCAGGTTCACCCACTGCGGCCTCCGACGTATTCGGGTGCTGTGCGCTCGTATATTGTGCGGCAACCGGGCAGCCTCCGATCTTCTACAAAGGCGACGATCATGACTACCTGCGACGCCTCCGCACGGCGGATCATATTCCGCTGCAAGAGGCACGCCCCGACCTGCCCGCGAGTCTCGTCACGGTTGTTGAGCGCGGCCTTCACCCTCAGCCTGCTCGCAGGTTCCGAAACGGAGCATCCTTAATGCGCGCGTTCGAGGCTGCGTGATGGGAGTCTTCATCAGCGACATGGCTCGCAACACCCTCATCAGATGGACCACGCGTGCGGTGGACGGCGGATACGGAATCGGCGCCTACATGTCGCCGTTTACATCCCCAATGCTTGCAAATGGTTACAAGCGCTCGGCTGAAGATACTTCGGACTCGATCCGCGCGTCAGGAGGCGAGTTTTGGTTCGACCCGATGACCTACGCGCTGAACACACCACGTGCAGGGGATTTCCGACACTACGACACTTGGAATCTTTGGCCCGGTCAGCGCGGAGACCTAAATACACCCCAGGCTCTACGGGCCCATATTGATCGCGTATACGAAATTCAAGATGAGTTGTCCAGCCCGAGGCTCGCACCATCACTTCTCGTCTCGTATCCTGACACCCCTAGAAGTCAATGTGCGTTGGAACTCAGTCAGGAAGCTATCGCTGCCTCATCCTCGGCGTGGCTCACAATTGCGGGCGACCAGGAATTTTGGAGCGCTGGCACAGAACTCGACGCACACATAGGGGCTCTCGATCAGCTTGAGCCCACAGGATGGCTCCTGGTAGTCACTCGATCGGACAACTCAATGCCTCCAAGTGCTACCCCCGAGGAAATCCACGGGATCATGCGCACCACTTTCGCTCTCAGCCAGGATAGGCCTGTACGCGTCGCTTTCGGTGATGTTGCAGCACTCCCCGCTGTCGCCGCTGGCGCAGAAGCGATTGGTACAGGCTGGGATCTCCGTCAGCGAATTTGTGCGTACCAAGACTTTGAGGAGCGAGAAGCTGATGCGGGTAGCGGCGGTGGTTGGTACCAGCGCCCAACACTGAACGGCCTCATGGGTGGACTATCCAACGGAGAGCACGACATCTTAGTTTCTGAGTCGGCTGAACTGGCTAGGCAACTGACGCCAGGCACCATTGGTCCCAAGCCAGAGCAAGCATTTCGACACCACGCTGGTGTGTTGACTGGAATCGTGGACGAACTGAACACGCTGAGTGGCCTAGCTCGCGTGGATTCGTTGCGAAGCCGCTATCTTGATGCGAAGACGCACTGGCCCGAAGTCAAGAGAATCACAGGTACGAAAATAGGATCAGATCGCTGGATCAAACCATTCCTCGAAGGAATAGACCTATTTAGGGCATCAGAAGGTTGGATCTGAGCCTGCAATCGCAGCGTACAAATACTCGAAACCCCGAATCCGCTTCGCAAGGGCCGGATTTCTGGCCTTCGGGTGCACGATCCACCCAGCCGCTGAGTACAAGCCGGCCCCGTCTCGCGAAACATCTTGACGTGCACGTGATTCTGCGACTGCGCCAACCTCACCTAAGACCACTACGTAGTTGTTCGCCCAAGTCCTATAGGTACGGCCCTGAAGGACTGCCTTCTGCCAATCCTTCACCTTCGCTTCGAGCGCTGTCAGAGACCCACTGGGCACCAATGCCTGATTCAACGTAACGGCACCCCGTGGAGTACAGCGGATTGCGTTCGCTCTCTCAAGCCTCGTCAGCACAGGTTCAAGTTCAAAGAGGCCCCAACCTATTCGGCGGGCAATCGTTTCCGGCGCGAGCGACTGTTTGGAATGAAGTGCGGCGAGAACCAGGCACTCGGACTCTCCCAGAATTGGCTCGATTCCGACCGCCCGCCTAGAACGTAGCCATTCCCATCCCCCGGCAAGCGCCACGAAATCGGGGAGCCCAAGAGGACTTGGCATCTCTGGTATGAGCAGAATGTCGCCCGTGGCGCCACGCAGAGTAGAAGCGGCAGCCTCCGCAAGTCCGTGTAGTTCTAGCTCCGCGAGAGGCTCGAAACGACGACCTCCATGCGACGAGGACGGGAGGACGAATCGAATGTTATGCACTCGCTGGCCCTTCGATTGTTCCTTTTGAGTCGTGACCACACAGTTGAATATCGACCGCAGCGACGAAACGCCAATCCGGGCCACCCGGGCGTTCATTGCTATTTTGTCAGTCGGAACAGAGTCAGGCATTCGCGGCCGCGTCGCTCCAGCAACTCCGAGTTAGCGGATCACTACTTCCAACTAGACGTTGAAGCGGAACTCCACCACATCGCCGTCGGCCATGACGTATTCCTTGCCCTCCATGCGGACCTTGCCGGCAGCCTTGGCTGCGGCCATGGAACCGGCCTCGACGAGGTCGTCGAACGACACGATTTCAGCCTTGATGAAGCCACGCTCGAAGTCGGTGTGAATGACGCCGGCAGCCTGGGGAGCGGTGTCACCCTTGTGGATGGTCCAGGCGCGAGCTTCCTTCGGACCAGCCGTCAGGTAAGTCTGCAGTCCGAGGGTGTGGAAGCCGGTGCGCGCGAGAGCGTGCAGGCCGGGCTCGGTCTGACCGATCGAGTCGAGCATTTCCTGGCGATCTTCCTCGTCCAGCTCGAGCAGTTCCTGCTCGACCTTCGCGTCGAGGAACACGGCATCGGCAGGGGCGACGGAAGCGCGCAATTCCGCGATCTTCGCCTCGTCGGTGAGCACCGACTCGTCGGCGTTGAAGACGTACAGGAAGGGCTTGGTGGTGAGCAGGCTCAGCTCACGCAGCAACGAGAAATCGAGCTTGTCCTTGACGCTGAAGAGCGTCGTGCCCTCGTTGAGGAATGCCTGAGCCTTGAGTGCCTCGTCGTGGGCCGGCTTGAGCTCCTTGTTCTTGCGAGCTTCCTTGTCCAGACGCGGGAGAGCCTTCTCGAGAGTCTGCATGTCGGCGATCACGAGCTCGGTCTCGATGACCTCGATATCGGAGGCCGGGTCGACCTTGCCGTCGACGTGGATGACGTCGTCGTCGGCGAAGACGCGAACTACCTGGCAGATGGCGTCCGCTTCACGAATGTTGGCCAGGAACTTGTTGCCCAGACCTGCGCCCTCGGACGCTCCCTTGACGATGCCGGCAATGTCGACGAACGACACGGTCGCGGGGAGGATGCGCTCGGAGCCGAAGATCTCGGCGAGCTTCTGCAGCCGCGGATCGGGCAGCTCGACCAGACCGACGTTGGGTTCGATGGTCGCGAACGGGTAGTTCGCTGCCAACACGTCGTTGTTGGTCAGTGCATTGAAAAGGGTGGACTTGCCGACGTTGGGCAGTCCGACGATTCCGAGGGTAAGGCTCACGGTCTGTGGATTCTACGGCCTCGCGGCGACGTGACGGGTACTCGCCCCACCGTCACGTCGCGGCAGGTGATCAGTTGTAGGTATACGAATCGACGGACGACACGATCGCAACCAGGAAGATCACGTAGAACGCGATGAACAGCACCCAGCAGATGACGGCTATCAGGAGCGAAATCTGCCCGAGCTTCTTCACCCGCTCGGACGCGTACTGCGCGCCCTGGTGATCGCCCATCGCCCACTTCGGGTAGATGTCGTGGAGATGGTTGAACGCGGCGAACGCGATAGGCCAGAAGAAGATGATCGACGCGACGGCCCATCCCGCGTTGGACTTCGGCGGACCGTACTGAGGCGCCGCGTACGTGGGAGCAGCGCTGTACTGCTGGGCTGCGCTGTACTGCTGACCGGTCGGATACTGCTGTCCGGCTGAGTACTGCGGGTCGGTTGGGTACTGCTGGCCCGTCGGATATTCCTGGCCTGCTGAATATTGCTGACCGGCTGAATACTGCTGGCCCGCCGGATACTGCTGCTCCTTCGGATCCTGCGGGTCGGTCGGATATTGCGGTTCGGTCATCATTCCCCCAAAGAGTCGGATTCGGTTCTCTATCGCAGAACCTAGTGGAGACTTACCGCTGCCGTGTCACAGTGAGCGCCTACGCTCTCGAGGTGACTCGGATGCTGATCGTGCTCTTGATATGGATAGTGGGTCTCGGCACCGCCGCGCTCGCAATTGTCGCCTCGCCTGGATGGTGGGTGATCGCTGTCGTCACTCTCGCGCTGGCGGCGATGGGCACCTACGACCTCACTCAGAAGTCTCACAGCATCCTCCGTAACTATCCGGTCCTGGGGCACGCGCGATTCCTCCTCGAGAAGATTCGACCGGAGATCCAGCAGTACTTCGTCGAATCATCCACCGATGGAATGCCATTCGATCGCGAAACGCGAGATCTGGTTTACGAGCGGGCAAAGGGAACACTGGCGGAAGAGCCCTTCGGGACCGAGCGCGACGTCAATGCGATCGGCTACGAGTTCATGACGCATTCGATTCGCGCACGGACCGCCCCCGACACCGTTCCCCGAGTTCGCCTCGGCGGACGCGATTGCACGAAGCCGTACGACATCGCTCTCCTGAACGTCTCCGCGATGAGCTTCGGGTCGTTGTCCGCCAACGCAATCGAAGCCCTCAACGCCGGCGCCGCCAAAGGCGGCTTCGCCCACGACACCGGCGAAGGCGCGATCAGTCCGTATCACCGCAAACACGGCGGCGATCTGATCTGGGAAATCGCCTCGGGATACTTCGGATGCCGAACCGAGGACGGCCGATTCGATCCTGACCGTTTTGCCGAGCGTGCCGGACTCGATCAGGTGAAGGCCATTTCGATCAAGCTCTCGCAAGGTGCGAAACCCGGGTTGGGTGGCGTGCTTCCCGGAGTCAAGGTCTCCCCCGAAATCGCCGAAACCCGCGGGGTACCCGTCGGCCAGACCGTGATTTCGCCACCCGCGCACACCGCGTTCAGCACCCCGGTCGAACTGGTCGATTTCATCGCGACCCTGCGAAAACTGTCGGGAGGCAAGCCGGTCGGGATGAAACTGTGTGTCGGCTCGCGTCGTGAATTCCTCGGAATCTGCAAGGCGATGATCGAACGCGGTATCACGCCCGACTTCATCATCGTGGACGGTTCCGAAGGCGGCACCGGCGCAGGTCCGGTGGAGTTCGAGGACCACATGGGCATGCCGTTGACCGAGGGCCTGATGCTGGTGCACAACGCTCTGGTGGGAACTGGTTTGCGCCCTCTCGTGAAAGTCGGCGCTTCCGGAAAGGTGGCGAGCGGTTCCGACATCGTCAAACGCATCATCCAGGGCGCAGACTTCACGATGGCGGCCCGCGCAATGATGTTCGCAGTGGGCTGTATTCAGGCCCAGATGTGTCACACCAACCGCTGCCCGGTCGGCGTTGCCACTCAGGATCCGGCACGCACCCGCGCACTCGACATCCCCGACAAGAGCGAGCGCGTCTACCGATTCCAGAAGGCAACCGTCGCCAGCGCGCAACAGATGATCGCGTCGATGGGCATCGATTCCTTCGACCAACTGCAACCGGGAATGCTCAACCGCCGCGTCGACGGTCTCACCACTCGCACCTATGCCGACCTGTTCGACTGGCTGATGCCGGGCGAACTGCTCGACTCCCCGCCGCAGAGCTGGCTCACCGATTGGATCGACGCCGACGCTCACCGATTCTGACGTCGGTCGACTCCCGCGTTTCAGATCGCGCGGATTCACCCTTCTGGTCCTACAGTGACAGATGGCCCGCTGTGACGGCGGCCACACGTGCACTAGTGGACGGAGTTCGACGATGAGCTTGACGACTGCGCCGGAACCAAATGTCGAGTACCTGAAAACCGATCCTGACCTGCCACCTGTCGGCGTCATCGACAAAACACCCATCTCCACGACTGCGCGCGTCGTCTTCCTTGTTCTCGGACTGGTCGGCGCGGGCGCCTGGTACATGATTGCGATCGTCCGCGGTGAACACATCAGTGCCGTCTGGTTCGTGTTGGCCGCAATTTGCACTTATCTGATTGCCTACCGCTTCTATGCGCGGTTGATCGAACGCAAGATCGTCAAACCCCGCGACGACGTCGCCACTCCCGCCGAGATCATGGAGAACGGCGCCGACTACATGCCGACCGACCGTCGGGTGCTGTTCGGTCACCACTTCGCGGCAATCGCCGGTGCCGGCCCCCTGGTCGGACCCGTGTTGGCCGCACAGATGGGATATCTTCCGGGAACGATCTGGATCATCGTCGGCGTCGTGTTCGCCGGGGCGGTGCAGGACTTCATGGTCCTGTGGATCTCGTCGAAGCGCCGCGGGCGCAGCCTCGGTCAGATGGCCCGCGAAGAACTCGGCCTCGTCGGCGGCGTCGCCGCACTGATCGGCGTGTTCGTCATCATGATCATCCTCATCGCGGTGCTCGGACTTGTGGTCGTCAATGCGCTCGCCGAGTCCCCGTGGGGAGTGTTCTCGATCGCGATGACCATCCCCATCGCGCTGTTCATGGGCGTGTACCTGCGGTATCTGCGGCCGGGCAAGGTTTCCGAGGTCTCCCTGATCGGCGTCGTCCTGCTTCTCCTTGCCATCGTCTCCGGCGGATGGGTTGCCGATACCGGTTGGGGCGCAGACTGGTTCACACTCTCGAAGGTCACCATCGCGTGGCTGATGATCGCGTACGGATTCGCCGCATCGGTGCTGCCAGTCTGGCTGCTCCTGGCACCGCGCGACTACTTGTCGACGTTCATGAAGGTCGGCACCATCGCGCTGCTGGCCATCGGAATTCTGGTCGCACGACCCGCGCTGAACATGCCGGCAGTGACGCCGTTCGCCTCCAACGGCGAAGGCCCGGCCTTTGCCGGTTCACTGTTCCCGTTCCTGTTCATCACCATTGCCTGTGGCGCGCTCTCGGGCTTCCACGCACTGATCGCGTCCGGTACGACGCCGAAGCTGCTCGAGAAGGAAAGCCAGACCAAGATGATCGGGTACGGCGGCATGCTGACCGAATCGTTTGTCGCGATCATGGCTCTGGTCACCGCCTGCATCCTCGATCAGCACCTGTACTTCGCACTCAACGCTCCCGCGGCACTGACCGGTGGAACACCGGAAACCGCAGCCGAATACGTCAACAATCTGCCCCTCGGCACTGCCCCCATCACACCGGACGTGCTGACTCAGGCAGCCGAGGCCGTCGGCGAAGAATCGATCATCTCGCGAACCGGCGGCGCCCCGACGCTCGCGTTCGGAATGTCCGAAGTGCTCAGCGACGTCTTCGGCGGCGACTCGCTGAAATCGTTCTGGTACCACTTCGCGATCATGTTCGAGGCGCTCTTCATCCTCACCACGATCGATGCCGGCACCCGCGTCGCTCGATTCATGCTCTCCGACTCGCTCGGCAACTTCGGCGGTCCGGCGAAGAAGTTCAAGGACCCGTCGTGGCGCATCGGCGCGTGGCTGTGCTCGCTGATCGTCGTCGCTGCCTGGGGCGCGATTCTGCTCATGGGTGTCACCGATCCGCTGGGCGGAATCAACACACTCTTCCCGCTCTTCGGCATCGCCAACCAGCTACTCGCCGCGATCGCACTGACGGTGGTCATGACGATCGTCATGAAGAAGGGCCTGTTCAAATGGGCCTGGATTCCCGGCGTGCCGCTGGTGTGGGACCTGGTCGTAACCATGACCGCGTCGTACCAGAAGATCTTCTCCGACAACCCCGCGATCGGGTACTGGGCTCAGCACAACGTGTTCAAGGACGCGAAGGCTGCCGGCGAGACGGCGCACGGTTCCGCGAAGACTCCGGAGGCCATCGATGCCGTCATTCGCAACACCTTCATCCAGGGCACGTTGTCGATCATCTTCGCGTCACTGGTGATCGTCGTGGTCATCGCCGGGATCATCGTATGTGCCAAGGCAATCCGAGCGGGCGGGCTGCCGACCACCGAGTCCCCGGAAGAACCGTCGAAAATCTTCGGACCCGCCAGCTTCATTCCGACGCCCGCGGAGAAGGAAATCCAGAAAGAATGGGACGAGCTGATCAAAGCCGGGAAAGTCCGGGCGCCCGGCGCCGCACACGGAGGTGGGCACTGACCATGACGACGGCGACCATGACGGCAAAACTCACCACAGCGTTCCGCGGAACGCTGTGGTGGGTTCGCTCGGTGATGGGTGATCTCGACTATCAGCGCTACGTCGAGCACACCCGACGCCACCACGCCGACTCACCGGTGATCAGCGAACGAGAGTTCTGGCGCCGCCGACACGCAGCAGCCGACGCCAACCCAGGCGCCCGCTGCTGCTGAATCCGGTCAGGGGCAGGTGGCCTTCGCGAGTTCGTAAATGTGGCCGGCCTGCTCGTCGGTGGGCTTGTTGCCGTTGTTCTCGGCCAGGTCGGTGATCTTGGTCTTGACCTCCGCCTCGTCCGTGCCGTTGGCGACCTCGGTACACGTGGTCGTCAAGATCTCCTCGATGTCTGCGTCGTCGCGGTTCTCCGCCAACGGTGCGTAAGCCCCACGGAACGTGGCGACGAACAGCGCCGTCTTGCCCTGATCGATGGCGTTGCCCGCTGACTGTTTCGCCGTCTCGAGCGCCTGTTGCCCGCTCGTGACTGCCTCGCTGATCTTGTTCTGCGCGTTGTCCTGATCCTCGGTGCTACACGCGGTGAGCCCGAGAACGACGATTGCTGCTGCCCCGACTGCTGCTGCGATTCTCATGACGGAAATGTTAGTCCGATCAGCATGCTTCAAAACACAGTATTGCAGCGCAACACACGAGTTATCGCATGCAGTCGTTACGATCAGCTCAGCTAGATCACCGGATTCGCACATCGGCGAGGAGATCCCTGCGCCGACGGAAAGGACGATCAGTGAGCGAGCAAGACAAGGGGACGTCCGCAGGGGTGCGCAAGCGCGACCGCGGCGAGATCATCGGGCAAGGGGGTATGTGGCTCGCAAAATGGTCGTTGGTGTTGGCGTCGATTTCGCTGGGCGCCTGGATTTTCGGCTGGCTGATCGAAAAGCTCTGGGTCATCATCCTGCCGGTGGCTCTGGCTATCGTTGTTGCGACAGTCATGTGGCCGCCGACCCGCGGCATGATCAAGCGCGGTATGCCACCGGCCGCGGCAGCCGGCATCACCCTGGTGCTCTCGATCGGAATCCTGGCCGGTGTGATCGCCGGCATCGTTCCGTCAGTGGTCAGCCAGGCCCCCGAGCTCGCGAACAAGACCACCGAGGGCATCAACCAGGTTCAGGACTGGCTCCAGGGTCCGCCGCTGAACCTGAAGGACGACCAGATCGACAACGCCGTCCATGCCGTCATCACCAAGGTGCAGGAAAGTGGAACCGCCATCGCTTCAGGCGTTTTCAGCGGCGTGAGCACAGCGAGCTCGTTGTTGGTCACGCTCGGTTTGGTCCTGATTCTCGCTTTCTTCTTCATCAAGGACGGACCGAGGTTCATCCCCTGGCTCCACGCTGTCGGCGGCGGCCGTGCCGGTCGGCATCTCGAAGAGGTCCTCACCCGCATGTGGGACACGCTCGGCGGATTCATCAGGACACAAGCACTGGTGAGTCTGATCGACGCGGTCTTCATCGGCGCCGGATTGCTGATACTCGGGGTTCCGCTGGCACCGGTGCTGGCAATTCTCACGTTCATCGGTGGCTTCATCCCGATCGTCGGTGCCTTTGTCGCCGGCGCCCTGGCCGTGTTGGTTGCGCTGGTGGCCAACGGTCTCACCACCGCCATCATCGTGTTGATCATCATCCTGGCCGTTCAGCAGATCGAAGGAAACGTCCTTCAGCCTGTGCTGCAGAGCAAGTCGATGAAACTCCACGCCGTCATCGTGCTGCTTGCCGTGGCCGCCGGTAGCTCGCTGTACGGCATCGTCGGCGCCTTCCTCGCAGTGCCCGTCGCCGCTGTGGCAGCAGTTGTCATCCGGTACATCGGCGAGCAGATCGACGAACGCGCAAGCGACAACGAGCCGATGCCCGCCGGCGATGCGTCGGACATCCTCGAGGATCAAGACGACGACGCCGAGTCAGAGGTAGAGAACAAAAAGGCCTGATCAGCCCGCGATCACCTTCACCGAGGAGCCTGCACGTCCGCGAATGACGTGCAGGCGACTCGGGATTCGCTGCCTCATCTCGTCCACGTGACTGACGATGCCCACCACTCGTCCACCGTCGCGAAGCTCATCCAACACAGCCATCACCGAGTCGAGGGTGTCGGCGTCGAGAGTGCCGAATCCTTCGTCGATGAACATCGTGTCGAGAACGATTCCGCCGGACTCCGCCGCAACCACATCGGCAAGTCCGAGGGCCAAAGACAATGACGCCAAGAATGATTCACCGCCCGAGAGCGTCTTCGCCGAGCGAACGACACCCGTGAAGTCGTCCCGGATGTCGAGCCCCAGACCGCCGCGGCGACCCCGAGAACCTGCCTCGTCACTGTGCACGAACTCGTATCTGCCCCCGGACATCCGCTGCAGCCGAACCGATGCCGACACCGCGATCTCTTCCAACCGCGACGCGAGTACATAAGCCCTCAGCGACATCTTGCGACTGTTCTGCCCTTTACCGGCGATCACGTCGGCGAGGGCCGCGAGTTCGTCGTGCAGTTCCCGCTCAGGTGCAACCGCTTCGTATGCCTTCTCGAGTTGTCCGCTGAACCGTTCGAGATCCGACACACGGTTCTCGGCCAGGGAAGCAGCTGCAACAGCCGAGTTCACCACCTCGGCGCACTGAAGAGCACGCTCGCGAGGACCGTCGACGTCGACTGTCTCGACTTCGCTCACCGCAACGACCTCGGGGTCGTCGAGGACCGTCCGAGCGGCCACCTCGAGGTCGCGTGCTTTGGCGAGTTCCGTTTCGATCGCTGCGATTCGGGCCGGCGATCTCACCCCTTCGATCGCAGCCTCGACCGAATCGAATCCAGCAGCGGCCGCCGCAGCGGCCAGTTTGGTCGACAGTTCCGCCGATCGCGCCTGCGCACGAACGGCGTCGTCACGCATCTCAGACGCCGCCGAGGCAGCGGAGGCAA encodes:
- a CDS encoding pseudouridine synthase; amino-acid sequence: MMTRVSMSPPLPVKNGVGPTRLRIPLSGPWATIAEYVVAKFDHLDAENLYRRFDDGEFVDTDGHSICLNTELSAHRFVWYYRELPAEDPVPFHEEILHTDDDLVVIDKPHFLPTTPSGRYLRESALVRLRVRLDNPDLTPIHRLDRGTAGVVMFSARPATRGAYQSLFEKRQVTKVYEAVSARPTRRGRDAPALDVPLVYRNHIEARRGELRVVVDDSREPNSETMIEARGMGVSASGRAVLHTVLRPRSGRMHQLRVHLAALGAGILGDRRYPDLLPDAPDDHSLPLQLLARELEFTDPLSGKARRFVTRRTLSEMPASDC
- a CDS encoding serine/threonine-protein kinase, with amino-acid sequence MCVTNLLHEACTRLDVSPSRPLLEGGQKQVHVVVHPNGNSSVLKLIDLGLAADPAALERAKREVELLKSIDHPNVVAVRSDLLILGDAPVAVFWLEELLDGVDLRYAGSHWQAAQLTMLGRDVAAGLGALHEKKVIHRDLSPGNVQRLTSGRFVVLDPGFAKHTFRSGLTVGGQPGTPGFMTPEHIQSYSGSPTAASDVFGCCALVYCAATGQPPIFYKGDDHDYLRRLRTADHIPLQEARPDLPASLVTVVERGLHPQPARRFRNGASLMRAFEAA
- the ychF gene encoding redox-regulated ATPase YchF, which translates into the protein MSLTLGIVGLPNVGKSTLFNALTNNDVLAANYPFATIEPNVGLVELPDPRLQKLAEIFGSERILPATVSFVDIAGIVKGASEGAGLGNKFLANIREADAICQVVRVFADDDVIHVDGKVDPASDIEVIETELVIADMQTLEKALPRLDKEARKNKELKPAHDEALKAQAFLNEGTTLFSVKDKLDFSLLRELSLLTTKPFLYVFNADESVLTDEAKIAELRASVAPADAVFLDAKVEQELLELDEEDRQEMLDSIGQTEPGLHALARTGFHTLGLQTYLTAGPKEARAWTIHKGDTAPQAAGVIHTDFERGFIKAEIVSFDDLVEAGSMAAAKAAGKVRMEGKEYVMADGDVVEFRFNV
- a CDS encoding CD225/dispanin family protein, whose amino-acid sequence is MMTEPQYPTDPQDPKEQQYPAGQQYSAGQQYSAGQEYPTGQQYPTDPQYSAGQQYPTGQQYSAAQQYSAAPTYAAPQYGPPKSNAGWAVASIIFFWPIAFAAFNHLHDIYPKWAMGDHQGAQYASERVKKLGQISLLIAVICWVLFIAFYVIFLVAIVSSVDSYTYN
- a CDS encoding FMN-binding glutamate synthase family protein — encoded protein: MTRMLIVLLIWIVGLGTAALAIVASPGWWVIAVVTLALAAMGTYDLTQKSHSILRNYPVLGHARFLLEKIRPEIQQYFVESSTDGMPFDRETRDLVYERAKGTLAEEPFGTERDVNAIGYEFMTHSIRARTAPDTVPRVRLGGRDCTKPYDIALLNVSAMSFGSLSANAIEALNAGAAKGGFAHDTGEGAISPYHRKHGGDLIWEIASGYFGCRTEDGRFDPDRFAERAGLDQVKAISIKLSQGAKPGLGGVLPGVKVSPEIAETRGVPVGQTVISPPAHTAFSTPVELVDFIATLRKLSGGKPVGMKLCVGSRREFLGICKAMIERGITPDFIIVDGSEGGTGAGPVEFEDHMGMPLTEGLMLVHNALVGTGLRPLVKVGASGKVASGSDIVKRIIQGADFTMAARAMMFAVGCIQAQMCHTNRCPVGVATQDPARTRALDIPDKSERVYRFQKATVASAQQMIASMGIDSFDQLQPGMLNRRVDGLTTRTYADLFDWLMPGELLDSPPQSWLTDWIDADAHRF